From the genome of Plectropomus leopardus isolate mb chromosome 4, YSFRI_Pleo_2.0, whole genome shotgun sequence:
GGCAATATCGCAAAGTTAAGTTCAAGTGAAATAAAACCGTAGGAGATGAAGAAGACATTTAAGACATGAATTGATGAAACGAATCGGTAatatagtgaaaagaattctccATCCACATGTTTTGACGTATTTAATAGCCTCAAAGACCACGGCCAACTACAGCGCTGCCTTCACCTAAAGGTACATTACCACAAACTCGTTcgacatttttcagttttttgttttgaaaaagtttgaCTCTGTCTTCTAGCGCCATCTACTGGCTGTATTTATGCTGTCACAAAGGACACATGGAAGTATGAGGGCAGGGACATTTACAATGTTTTGACAAGCACACCTTAACATGGACTATGCACACTGTTAAACTGAAATAATTCACTTTTTACAACTAATTAACTAGTGATCAGATATTTGACATTATGGCCATTCATTTAATGAGTTTCATTGAGATTGCACTCCATGCTCATATGTTGAATAATTTCAGGATGAACTGAGTTGAAGAAAACAGTTTACTGCTCAGCTACATGTCTCTAACTATAGCTGATGTAAAATATGacccttttatttttatttttcttccttctctttGTGTTGTGCTAATACTCGGCGATACAGTGAATACCCTCAGGCTTTGAATCCCACAGAGAAATGTCTCCACTGGGAAATCAGCCTTTTAGGCAGCAATTTCCCGAGGATAAATGACATGCGCTCCATCACTTCACTGCACCCACTCTGCCTGGACGTTTTCATTGGCTATCAAAATTGAGTTCATGACAATATAGTGTATGTGGCATTAATATTTATACAATGTAAAGTGCGCTGTACAGTTgcagaagaaagagagggattCAAAGCACCAGACATGTTGATGGGAAATAAATCTCTACAATATAAAAGGTATAAGAAATTAAATGGAGTGACACttcatatcaaaatatttgctaACATTATGCCAGTCATTCACTGCCTGTCACAGCACTGCTCAaatagcatgttagcatgctggcTGGTGAACTACTAGTATTTtcaaatacactgaaaaacacaacacttgtttttgcttccattttGCACAGATtcaatttaaagatttttgtatgccaaaaaatacttgtttgtttcaaattttGTGCACAAATGTGTTGAATTCTGTATTGGTGAGCACTTGTCCTcctccaagataatccatcgaCCCGTAGGGGTGTGGCGTGTCAACTTGCTGGTTAAACAGCATTGTTActgcacaggtgtgccttggaatggtcacaaaaaacacattaaaatgtgatacctgttatcttggaaaaggagacgGCTTGataacacagatttttaacaaatgtgcaaaaaaaaaaaaaattgagaaaactGCATTTGTATGCATGAAAAAGTCCTCAAATCTGTGCACAACTGgagcaaaaacagtgttttaaacGATCACCAACAGCATGTCAACATATGCTACATTATATGCAttgcttcttttaaaaatacttttctgtttttcgtTTACAGCGAGtggaatttaagactttttaagactttttcaatgCCACTCAATGAAATTGAAGACTGATTTAACTGTAACCAAAATTGggggagaaaagaagaaaaaatagacCCGACACCAATTACTTAGGGTTGGGTTgaattttttaagacattttaagaccaaTTCAGGCCCTATTTTTAGATtgattaattcaatgccttttaacaCTTTTTGAGGACCCTGATTATTAGACATCCGGCATAGGGTATAGGTATAAAAGTCCCAGAAATGAAGGATTACAAAAATCACTGCTAGACTTTGCTATTTCAGGATGTACCAATAAGTGATTTTTTGGAGTCTGGGCCCATGGATTAATAACCAAAATTTCAGTTGCTACCAAGTGGCATATTTGTCATACTGCTGCTCACCTCCTTCTTAAGTTGGTCGTAGGCCTGGTTCATTGGTGGAGGTGTTTGTGGAGACCGGACTGCTGAGGATGAAGCTGCATCTGTATTTAAGCCTGATACCAGGCAGGAGAAAGGGACAACTGTTTTAGTATGAAGAACTCACTAAACATTTGACTGTATTGATAGCATGCTGGTTGAAAGAGgggcaaaatgtaaacacagaatTTCCTGTTaaaaccctttgagacctggtgcgacatcacttttcttgtgctgccttcagacacctttcaccagtatttaaaattttaaacctTGAGCAAAAtggtgcaatttatttcaaaaacatgaaaaaaggcaattaaaaaaTTGGTTAgacatgttccacaaattgcaagatgtTGAAACTGCATGTTTAAACTTTTGCCAGTATAGCTTGGTACGATTCTCCACaaatcattcagttcattttactaaCACCATGAGCTCCAAACAATATTTTTCATAGTTAAAAAGAAAGACGCAAAAAAGAGATAAGCAGATGTAGAggactatttcttttttaaagctaaggAGAAATGTCCAGTTAAGTATATACATTATTATCATAATGATATATTTAgagttattttacaaaattactacaatttttaagatttttttgtttgttttacttgttatttgtttgttcagttttttggggttttttttgcaaatattcaggtaattttcttgtactttttactgatttactgCTGacctctgggtcatttcttcttttgttgctcatgaCCTTCTTCCcatccttttaaataaaatgaaccCAGGTCTCAATAGTTACAtacataattttattgtatttgcatctttgctgagcaagttttgtgtgaaaggaattaaaagttGGTCCCAGTTCAGTGTTTTAAGCAAACAGTAGCCTGGGCTGTTATTCCAAGTTTTAAGATATAATCCATCATAACTGCATGTATACAATTATGATacagaattatttaattttgaaggattttttgccaatcttgtttgcctttttatttattttaaatttgcaggTTATGTTCTTCAaccttttcactaatttctttacaatttttggttcatttctgcttttgttgctcactgACTTCCTCCCATGTTATTGTCACAAaccaagccagtttgctcaggtttcaaagggttaagacaggCTTTTTAGCTAACGTTGCGGGAGCAAACGTCGTCTATTTCACTTCAGACTAAAGAGGTTAATTCCACGACCAACGCTGACCCACCTTTTTTGTGAAGGACTGGGTGACATAGTGTCGccatttcttttctctgtctcttgtctttcttttggtttttggtaCCCAGACTTTTCTTTTAGACGTTTTCAGTTTGGGTTGAGCACCATCAACACTGCCCACTTTGCTCTGTTAACGTCTTACCGTTTGCGCCAGGTTTGGGGACAGGACGGAACCATTTCGTGAAAATACAAGGGGGAGGAGGTTCTCTAgatgtttacttttttgccagaaacaagacagaataaataaacCGTAAGTATTCGATAGCACAtcctaaattaatttaattaatttaattatttaattaataacattatgctgaataaaaaatattaatgttgttATATTTCTTTAAGGCCCCTGTCAGTCATCGTCCTAACGTTTCTCCCCCATATGCCCCAGGGATGCCTTATATGGTAAATGTACAGATGTTACTTTTGCAAATGATAAACAGGTGGCATGAATCAATGAAATTAGTCAAGTTTCCtgcagtgttgggaaggttatatttaaaatgtaatgggTTACAGATAATTAGTTACCCTTTTAAAATGTAGTAAGTTAATAACTGTAATAATTCCTTCATCAAAGTAATATaacattacatttgattactttttgattgcttctctaacaaatgttttaagtagggaaataaagctgaaaagacattcaaatatatgtgcatatatgtTATGTATATTCCTGCAaggcaaaaagatgtaaagcaacagaatgagTATTTTATccatgaatgatttttttttaatatgttacccctttgtaatcaccatcacattttcattagtGACTGCAATTTATTTACTTCTGTTGTTCAGTAAgtgtaactgattacaattacattcattttgtaatttaattactgtaactaGTTGCTCCTCAACACTGTTTATCAAGGTTCAAAGTTCATTTACTGTTATTCTGTGCAATTTTTCTGGTGAGAGTTTTGTAACTCTGACTTTTAACATTTGCGCGAGCAATAAAACTGTGAGACATTTAGAATGAGATAAGAATAGAAAGACATTGTGTTCTTTAATTGCTCAATTGTTATATCtgcagtacattttaaaaaccatcTGCTGCCTCTTAATTAATTAGGACAAAGACATTGCATAGCTCCCACAATGCAACGCTCAATGATAAAGTCAGAGAAGATGACAGGAGCGGGCAGGGTGACGCATGCAGCTCCTCCCAGAGTGCCAACAAATCACCAACACATCTGATTCATTCAGGTGTGCCAGATATCACAAATTGGttgcttttcttctttgttggGCTTTATCAACGATTTGATTAACGCATTAGAGCTTGTGAATGTGACTGTGTGCTAGTGCCATCTAGTCATCAGTGCTGAGAGACCCAGCACAAAAGATGATCAATAGTCACATGCTTAGCTGCTCTCATACTGTTATGTGGTGTTTATTTTGGTTCCTTCAGACATCTGGCTTTGAGTGGAAGCgtgtctgttctgttctgttcacAGGTGatgggtggtggtggtgatgtgtgtgtacatataaagcacagagaaactgagcaaaagaaaatcaaacatgcTCAGTGATGTAGAGCACCGTGCAACACCCACTCACAAAAAGCTTACACTCACATTTGATTGGTAATCTCCAAGATGTGCAGTTGTTTCTGCTTGTCGACTGAATGAAAGCCCCCGCCTtcaagtaaaaacacttttcaattTTACaaatcagatgttttattttcatggctTTGAGCACTGTAGCTCAAAACTCGAAAGCAGGCAATCTAGTTGGGGCTCCATGTTTCAGGTGAATTACTTGTGGTTCCAGTAAAGAGTGATTTCCTCTCCAGTCCTCTTAGACAAATCACTTTCATGACACATTGAAGCCTATGAGGTGAAATTATCAATTTTTTCTTCataataaaagcagaaaatggtTGAGTCTAAATATGAATACAAAATTTTGTAtaacagcttttctttttcttccttttctcccATTTATCATCTCATGACCTCTCATGACATATAGATAGATACTGAAGGGAGCATGTCATAGAGACCCCAAACATTACCTTCAGCATCTGTATCACACAGTAAGAGATGTGAGAAAGCATCGATGTTTGACAACCTTGGATGTGAATGTTGTCAATACTTTGACCTCTTCAGGCCTCTGAAAATAATTTCCAACAACCATCTGAGGAGGAAAACTCACTCTTTGGTTGAACAGCTCACAGGTTCACATGAAGGCCGTAGATTTTGATGATCGtcacagacatttattttaaagggtCGCAAGACAAAATGATTGGAAACCACTGACTTAGATTATTGTGACAGTATTTTCAATACCTTGCCTGAAATGCAATAGTGTAAGCTCAAactaaaatatagaaaaagaaacatatcaCACCCATTCTAAAGTTGCTGCAGTAAATCAGAACATTGATTATAAATCATTGCAGCTGGCCTATGTATCATCTACTgggcaaaagaaaaataatatttgacatgctttgtctgttttgatcatctaaaaaatgtttcagctcTTTTGACTTTGGTATGCAGATTGTTTCTTGGGTGAACAAATAACATGGGGAAGTTGTATTAGACTACCTGGAAAAACCTCCTAAGCAATTTGTGGCACCATCAgatgatcgtggtctggtctaAATTTAAAACCTTGCTGTTCACAGCTGCATATAATAGAACTTTGGTCCCTGCTTTGGTTTTGCCATTTACGTGTATCTACTGATTATTATTCTAACGTCTGAATCACTTTTTCATCCTGTCTtactttttaattcatgaaaTTTGTAAGATGCTTTTAACTACCACCCTTGTAGCACAATTGTGCCATAGAAATAAAGAGCCTTGCCTCAAACCTTCTATCTACTGGTTCATGCAACCTTTTGTGCAGAGAGAGCTTCAGTCCCAGAGCTACTGTATGCCATGTAATCACCTGTAAAATCGTTGCCATTTACTATCCTCATGTGGACAACAGTGTATACTGCAGTTTTGGGAATAGCATGACCATGCACACCCAGtcatgaaaatcaaataaataggATACCTGaagccaatattttattttaatcaaatataaatatcGTCATTGGCAATATTTGTCCATTGAATTACTATCTTTAATTTGGTAATAAATACAGTAGAAATGCCTTTTTCAAGAGTTCCTGTCAGTATTTCAGCCAGTCTCTagtgtttctcttttcttcagtttttaattatCTGTGAGTCTTCTAAGAAGCAACTCCAGAAAGAAAGACTTCTTTGTGGTAAAGTTTCTATTGTGGCTAATTAGAAAAGTTCCTAGTGTTATACAGAAACTAtgggtttattttttctcctcttcttctgcctTTCCTTCTTCATCTTTTGCTTCCTCAActttttcctctcctgtcttttCCGCTTCACCTTTTCCTTCatcttcctttttctcctcgcctttgtcttcctctttctttttctcctcttccacCTTTTTCTCGTCCCTTTTcacctcttcttcctcctcatcatcgTCTTCCACCTCCTCTCCTGTTAGGTGCTCCAAATCTGCGATGCGATGTCTCAGAGCCTTGTTACCGCTCTTGTTATTCCCCAAAATCCTCTTTAGCTTGAACTGCATGAGCTCCATCGAGTTATACAATTTGTTGACCTTCTCCTCTAGCTCCTTGACCTCAGGCTTGATATTAGCTGGGTCCAAGTCTATCAGACCGTCTTTCATCAGGATCTCCCGGCCTTTGTCCTCAAGCATGCTTTTGGCATCTGGATACTCTACCAGTGACTCCATCAGGTCATCCTTGGACAGGCAGAAGAGGTCTGAGTATCCAATGCTGCGAATGTTGGCTGTTCGTCGGTTCCCTGCTTTGCTGCCTTTAATGTTCAGGATACTGATCTCACCAAAGTAGCTGCCGCTTTTCAGCACAACAAACTGTGTGACACCATCATCTGCAACGACTGCAAGATTTCCATCTTTGATGATGTACATCTCACGGCCAATGTCACCCTTTTTGCAGATATAGTCTCCGGGACTGAACACTTGTGGCCGAAGCTTTAGCACCAGCTCGATTAGCAGGCCTGCCTCACAGTCTGCAAAAATACGAACTTTCTTGAGCGTCTCCATGTGCACTTGGATGGCGATCTCAGCCTTTAACTTGTCTGGAAGATACCTCAGCACCTCTCTTTCATCCTGTGCCTTGCCGTTATTCCACAGATAGTCAAACCACGTGATGACTCTCAACTCAAGTTCCTTGCTGACCTTTCGGACCTGTGAATGAAAGGAAAACATTGCAGGAAAGGAAAACATTCAATGAATTATCAAAGAACAGATTGTTTCACTTATACtactgaaaaaaaggtttatctaCCTGCATGTACTGCTTGATGTTGTCAATCCGCGCCTGAAACTGAGCTTGGGCAGCATTCATGTTGGAGATCATGGTGGCAATGTTTCCTACAATGGTGGCAAAAATCAAGACCCCCACTAAAAAGTCAACCACATGGAAGAGAAACTCAGAGTCCAGGTCTGGTGGTGGAGTTTCTCCGATGGTAGTCAGGGTCAGCGTGGACCAGTAGAGGCTAAATGAATACTTTCTGCCCAACTCCCCAAAAGCAGGCTCGTCAGGATCATCAAGAGCAGGGTAAACCCATTCATCTGCGCCAAAACCAATGGACTTGGAGAATGAGAAGTAAAAGCAAGCATTCCAGTGGATGATAATGAGGATGTACATGATCAAGTTTGCAATGCGGAAGATGTTGGGGTAGTTGGTTTTTGTCTCCGTCCTTGTAAAGAACTCAAGCATGCGGCCAATCCTCAGCAGCTTGTTGATTCGGATCTCTGGATAATCGAGGCCAAGGAAGAAGTAGAGGAGGTCAGTGGGCAGCATGGAGATGAAATCAAGACGAAACTGGAAGCTGTTGATGTAGCGATCAAGTAGAAGCTGCTTATCTTTCACCATCAGGCCTTGCTCAAGGTAACCTGCATTCAAAAAGATAGACAGTTTCATAACATGCCACgttatgaaacttttttttataaagtccagACTGATTTAAATAATCAACCCTTGATTTCAAACAGAACTCCAGAAAATGTCCAGACCTGATTCTCTTGACATTGTGTGGATTCTCATATGAGAAATCAGCTCTAGAGAGCATTTTTGCAACAAGAACGGTCGATTTTTGTTCTTCCTCACatttaaatggtaaatgaaCCTTTACTTGTATAGTACCTTTCTGGTCTTCTGAGTTCTCAAAGCATCTTTACTcttacatgtcacattcacccactcATACCCTGGCCAAAGTACTAAGTGTCATTTTGTACTCCATAACCATTTTCATGCACTCCCACACCTATGGAGCACtaatcaggagcaatttggggttcaacATCTTGGCCAAGGTCACTTCGACATGGTGACTGGAGGAGCAGGGGATCGACTTGCCAATCTTCCGATTAGTGGTCACCCGCTCTACCTCTagagccacagccacccccATATCAAATCACCTTAAGAAGGAAATTTTTATGTGCAGTATGAAAAGGAGAGATGATACCAATAATTTTATCAGTATACATGTGGAGGTGTGAGTGTTGTTTTAAGATAGACTTGGAAAGTCATGTGAGTTTATCCTTTAACAGATTTTGATTGGGAAGCTCAGTTCAGCTTTTCACCTGTTCTAGTCCTGAAGAACATATCAGCCAGGTAGATTATGTCAGAGGAGTAGTCCAGAGTCATCCAGTAAACGAGGTAGTTATGCTGCAGCTCCTCAAAGCAAGCCCTGTttgcagaagaaaaaagacCACTAGTAATAAGATTGAGCACGTTCCCCACTACATCCTATTGTGcaactgctgcagctgaaaagTGTTCATTACTGCAGTGTGTTCAAAGTAAGTCAAACAAATTGCCACGAGCTTGTAAGAGAATGAGGCAACTGCAGCTGAATGAAATCATGTGACCATTTGACCTGCAGGGAATTTGCATTGTTGAAAAAGAATTACTGCTTTAAAGAAGTCACCTGGCAATGATCATGGTCCAGTTGTACATGACTGGCATTGTGATGATGAACAACCAGTTGTAATACAAGTTCCCAGCAGGATTAATGACAAATAATTCTTTTGGCctataaaaagagagaaagtgtaAATTAAATATCTGAAAGTCAGGTGAAAAAAGTTGCCATGAGTAGGTCACTCTGAATGGTGCACTTacttctctttttccttctcttccttttccttcttctctttctcttccttttccttcttctccttctcttctttttcctttgcttccttctcttctttttcattcTCCTTCTCTTCGGTTTCCTTTGCCTCCTTCTCTTCTatttccttcttctcctcttctgtttccTTTGTCTCCACATCTTCTTTATCTGTCCCCTTCTCTTCTGTTTCCCTTGcctccttctcttctttttccttcttgtccttctcttccttttcctttgcctccttttcttccttttctttctcctctctgtaaTGTACATTAATACATTGGAGAGTACTGAGCatcaaatattctttttaatAATTGCTAGAGGAAGTTTGACATAACACAATACAtatttcttctccttttcttttattttcctcccCGAAAAAAGGATTAATTAATATATCTAATAGGCCTTTGTAGGCCTATTAAAGATCAAAGAGCAACCGTGTTTTACAAGGGCCCCACTTATCTCTTCCTGACTCCATAATCGTACTTACTCTTCAttgttattgctgttattaACGTTGAGCAGACGATAACGATTTAATTCAGGCGAACTGCTGGAAGAAACACAGCATGTTACAAAGAAGTTAATTAACTGTTTTACTTTCTCATTAATGTATATTAAGCCCTCTTATTTGAACCATTATAATCAAACTTGTCTTTAGCTTACAGGTCATCCTTGCTTTGcttttcattgtctgtggagAGCTGTGCTACAGTGTGAGGTGGCACAGTGAGTTGGGGAAGGGTGGTTGAAGTAGTCATGGCAGCAGATCTGCAGTTCACCCTGCAAAAATAAGTTATATGTGTTATTATGTTAAGTGAATAGAGGTTAAATACTCTTACACACTAAATTAATTTGTCCCAGCAGTATAATAAGCAAAATAGACCCTCAAATTAGTAAATCTTAAACTATTCATCTACTTTTTCATTAGTCCATAGAAAGTAAATCAGTAACAACTTTGAATCATCTTTAAAGGCCCGGTTCACCCCCAaataaaaatccatatt
Proteins encoded in this window:
- the cnga1a gene encoding cyclic nucleotide gated channel subunit alpha 1a; its protein translation is MTTSTTLPQLTVPPHTVAQLSTDNEKQSKDDLSPELNRYRLLNVNNSNNNEEEEKEKEEKEAKEKEEKDKKEKEEKEEKKEIEEKEAKETEEKENEKEEKEAKEKEEKEKKEKEEKEKKEKEEKEKEKPKELFVINPAGNLYYNWLFIITMPVMYNWTMIIARACFEELQHNYLVYWMTLDYSSDIIYLADMFFRTRTGYLEQGLMVKDKQLLLDRYINSFQFRLDFISMLPTDLLYFFLGLDYPEIRINKLLRIGRMLEFFTRTETKTNYPNIFRIANLIMYILIIIHWNACFYFSFSKSIGFGADEWVYPALDDPDEPAFGELGRKYSFSLYWSTLTLTTIGETPPPDLDSEFLFHVVDFLVGVLIFATIVGNIATMISNMNAAQAQFQARIDNIKQYMQVRKVSKELELRVITWFDYLWNNGKAQDEREVLRYLPDKLKAEIAIQVHMETLKKVRIFADCEAGLLIELVLKLRPQVFSPGDYICKKGDIGREMYIIKDGNLAVVADDGVTQFVVLKSGSYFGEISILNIKGSKAGNRRTANIRSIGYSDLFCLSKDDLMESLVEYPDAKSMLEDKGREILMKDGLIDLDPANIKPEVKELEEKVNKLYNSMELMQFKLKRILGNNKSGNKALRHRIADLEHLTGEEVEDDDEEEEEVKRDEKKVEEEKKKEEDKGEEKKEDEGKGEAEKTGEEKVEEAKDEEGKAEEEEKK